The following proteins are co-located in the Cryptococcus neoformans var. grubii H99 chromosome 1, complete sequence genome:
- a CDS encoding calcium activated cation channel protein, which produces MGDALSVEEQRSVLSFRCSAPESDTITKLVKRCRAMVVKLLPVEVELSQITDATSSIITPQVITSFAKSGGDFGEAVPFALLRAKAMFMNEANKNPADYDENLCRATAAEVLARRIVHNLPVDKLESVMSARYRYRESDGDESAPSSALETAIDQHGTIFLSSSEAQHVVNSLWRGDWIQRNNDNMDIDYVPYQAAESSSFWAHLNPDRMSVPRYQSTFKMVVWTIFLFVYSQSVQSPLESFNSERNWDGYEIVLYLMAAAFLIEEIVKISKIIRIAPRPMATVGFWTIVNLITDCLLLTAFGLRVAGLSLDASKDDQAQLLHFRSFQVLSCVAPFIWMKLLTVFDGFKIESVGTLQVVVARMLRESTIFFILLAIMGIGFVQSLYALDAADGESGGRGIVINNLIQALLGAPDFDSPSERFGYPFGLIIFYGWNFVATIILVNVLIALFGSAYSDVTDNETDEYLVFFAHKTIDLIRAPDSYVYSAPFNLIEAFLIAPFEWILPRDMYIALNRYTMTILFFVPLTFIVLFETNISHSKNRSISAYFNEPPPDEEGDPVIEDPTCEGDDNGEISRTKFESLISVFPNPALTESPVHQEMEIMRKQLDRLEKLLLESRDKPA; this is translated from the exons ATGGGAGACGCTCTT TCAGTCGAGGAGCAGCGTTCTGTCCTTAGCTTCAGATGTTCTGCTCCAGAGTCA GACACGATAACGA AGCTTGTCAAACGATGTCGAGCCATGGTCGTCAAACTTTTGCCAGTGGAAGTTGAGCTTTCCCAGATTACAGATGCTACTAGTAGTATTATTACGCCCCAGGTCATTACCTCTTTCGCCAAATCTGGCGGAGATTTTGGGGAAGCAGTTCCTTTTGC GCTGCTCAGAGCCAAGGCAATGTTCATGAATGAAGCTAATAAAAATCCGGCAGATTACGACGAGAATTTGTGCAGAGCTACAGCGGCAGAGGTACTAGCACGTAGGATTGTTCACAATCTACCAGTTGATAAGTTAGAGAGCGTAATGAGCGCCAGATACCGGTACCGCGAGAGTGACGGTGATGAATCGGCTCCTAGTAGTGCTCTGGAGACCGCCATCGATCAGCATGGTACA ATTTTCTTGTCTTCATCTGAGGCTCAACACGTCGTGAACTCCCTATGGAGAGGTGACTGGATCCAACGAAACAATGATAACATGGATATCGATTACGTTCCATATCAAGCGGCGGAATCCAGTAGCTTCTGGGCCCATCTCAATCCCGACCGTATGTCAGTCCCGAGATACCAGTCAACGTTTAAGATGGTGGTATGGACGATATTTCTTTTTG TCTATTCACAAAGCGTCCAGAGCCCCCTAGAATCATTCAACTCGGAGAGAAACTGGGATGGTTACGAAATCGTTTTATACCTGATGGCCGCTGCGTTTTTGATCGAAG AGATTGTTAAAATATCCAAA ATTATACGAATTGCGCCCAGACCAATGGCCACAGTA GGCTTCTGGACCATTGTCAACTTGATTACCgactgtcttcttctcacaGCTTTTGGTCTTCGGGTCGCCGGCCTCAGCCTTGATGCAAGTAAAGACGATCAGGCTCAGCTTTTGCATTTCCGGAGCTTCCAAGTTCTCAGTTGCGTGGCGCCCTTCATCTGGATGAAACTG TTGACTGTATTCGATGGCTTCAAGATAGAAAGT GTCGGGACACTTCAAGTTGTAGTCGCCAGGATGCT TCGAGAGTCAACTATTTTCTTTATTCT ACTTGCTATCATGGGCATTGGGTTTGTACAG TCGTTATATGCCCTGGACGCTGCAGATGGAGAATCTGGGGGCCGAGGTATTGTTATCAATAACCTCATTCAGGCTCTTCTGGG AGCCCCCGACTTTGATTCGCCCTCGGAACGATTCGGCTATCCTTTCGGACTTATCATTTTCTACGGATGGAACTTCGTAGCAACCATCATCCTTGTCAACGTTTTAATTGCTCTGTTCGGATCCGCCTATTCCGACGTGACCGATAATGAGACGGACGAATACCTGGTTTTCTTTGCCCATAAAACTATAGACTTGATCCGTGCTCCAGACTCATACGTTTACTCAGCACCATTCAACCTCATTGAAGCCTTCTTGATTGCGCCGTTCGA ATGGATACTTCCCAGGGATATGTACATAGCGCTTAATCGCTACACCATGACTATTTTGTTCTTTGTACCTCTTACGTTTATTGTGCTCTTCGAAACCAACATATCCCATTCAAAGAATCGTAGCATCAGTGCATACTTCAACGAGCCTCCGCccgatgaggaaggggatCCTGTTATCGAGGATCCGACCTGCGAGGGTGACGACAACGGAGAGATATCGAGAACTAAGTTTGAAAGCCTAATCAGCGTTTTTCCAAA TCCTGCACTCACTGAGAGCCCCGTCCAtcaggagatggaaatCATGAGAAAGCAGTTAGATAGACTTGAAAAACTTCTATTAGAATCCAGGGATAAACCTGCCTAG
- a CDS encoding inositol phosphorylsphingolipid-phospholipase C, with translation MNSQSPPEDPDLTLKVLSFNVWGLAIVAKNRHTRIHAIAEYLASSNYDIVCLQELWIYKDYEVVREEVQRNLPFSRFFHTGALGSGLAIFTRFPLIAAHALPYSLSGSPAQAFAGDFFVKKAAANVVILHPVLGEVEIWNTHMHAAGEHPPDTRQAHRIAQSWQLANAVRGGAAKGRYVFVMGDFNSQPWSIPIAMMRDHAQLMDSFDQVHPSANSEISPPPSPAEALKVYGMTCDSPLNTYSAGKPIPEHVLEKGGKRLDYIFFRQPAIARRRPLLWKYKDETDGEENHWGNNKSDQGHIESGKPLQDSVSSAPSLRCVDSQVILTNRVPGHLHSYSDHFALFSTFVIDTPGKKKHTDNANPQDESSNLSHDNSSEPLMPILSQSKADPIGSNVYAVRDPFKNHSRSSNPSSPRTSTSSIPKASTIRSALGTLRLYTRISSHTSTSHLRICGVMLLTLVGLTVGSAWQPKSWLQPIFTILAGLLGAAAVTFLYTGFIWGRWEVGLLTEVTEEMELELRVVEMDENVHR, from the exons ATGAACTCACAATCTCCCCCTGAAGACCCTGATCTCACTCTCAAGGTCCTGTCTTTCAACGTCTG GGGCCTTGCTATTGTGGCCAAGAACCGCCATACTCGTATCCATGCCATTGCGGAATATCTGGCATCTTCAAATTACGATATTGTCTGTTTGCAGGAACTTTGGATATATAAGGATTATGAAGTGGtgagggaagaggtgcAGAGAAATTTGCCTTTCTCAAGGTTCTTCCATAC AGGAGCCCTGGGGTCCGGTCTAGCCATCTTCACTCGTTTTCCGCTTATTGCTGCCCACGCCCTTCCCTACTCTCTCTCTGGTTCGCCGGCTCAAGCTTTTGCAGGGGACTTTTTCGTTAAGAAGGCTGCTGCCAATGTCGTCATATTACACCCGGTTCTTGGGGAAGTGGAAATTTGGAACACCCAT ATGCACGCTGCTGGGGAACACCCGCCAGATACTCGACAGGCTCATAGGATAGCACAATCTTGGCAACTAGCTAATGCCGTCCGTGGTGGAGCTGCCAAAGGAAGATATGTCTTTGTC ATGGGCGACTTCAATTCCCAACCTTGGTCAATTCCCATAGCGATGATGCGAGATCATGCTCAACTCATGGACTCTTTCGACCAAGTTCATCCTTCGGCTAATAGCGAAATctccccaccaccatctcctgCTGAGGCTCTCAAGGTGTACGGCATGACGTGCGATTCTCCTCTAAACACTTATTCCGCCGGAAAACCTATACCTGAACATGTTCTGGAGAAGGGCGGTAAAAGACTGGAttacatcttcttccgacaGCCTGCCATAGCTAGGAGAAGGCCGCTCCTTTGGAAATATAAAGATGAGACtgatggagaggaaaaCCATTGGGGGAATAATAAATCCGACCAAGGACATATTGAGTCTGGGAAACCCTTACAGGATTCTGTATCAAGTGCGCCTTCCTTGCGATGTGTTGACTCCCAGGTCATTCTCACAAACAGGGTGCCTGGCCATTTACATTCCTACTCAGACCATTTCGCCCTATTTTCCACTTTCGTTATAGATACTCCGGGTAAGAAAAAACATACAGACAATGCCAATCCTCAAGATGAATCTTCGAACTTATCACACGACAATTCATCTGAACCCCTAATGCCTATCCTATCCCAATCAAAGGCTGATCCAATTGGCTCGAATGTTTATGCTGTACGAGATCCGTTCAAAAATCATTCCCGTTCCAGCAATCCGAGTTCCCCCCGAACATCCACATCGTCCATCCCTAAAGCATCTACCATCCGCAGTGCCCTTGGGACCCTTCGTCTCTACACGCGTATTTCAAGCCACACGTCAACGTCGCATCTTCGTATTTGCGGGGTTATGCTCTTGACACTCGTTGGTCTTACCGTGGGTTCAGCATGGCAACCGAAAAGCTGGCTGCAACCAATCTTCACAATTCTTGCAGGACTTTTGGGTGCTGCTGCAGTGACATTCCTATATACTGGTTTCATTTGGGGCAGATGGGAGGTGGGTCTTTTAACTGAAGTAacggaggaaatggagCTTGAGttgagggtggtggagatggacgagAATGTACATCGTTAG
- a CDS encoding CK1/CK1/CK1-G protein kinase, variant has product MATTHVIGSSNPGGHLTSSGNHSSSSSNIVGVHYKVGKKIGEGSFGVIFEGTNLLNSQTVAIKFEPRKSDAPQLRDEYRSYKILSGCLGIPQVYYFGQEGLHNILVIDLLGPSLEDLFDMCGRKFTVKTCCMTAKQMLSRVQTIHEKNLIYRDIKPDNFLIGRPSSKNANLIHVVDFGMAKQYRDPKTKQHIPYRERKSLSGTARYMSINTHLGREQSRRDDLEALGHVFFYFLRGGLPWQGLKAATNKQKYEKIGEKKQTTPIAELVEGYPNEFSIYLNYVRKLTFDETPDYDFLRGLFDLALSNCGEMDDGVYDWMMLNNGQGWEASGRQSAAQAEITRHNTRGRDREYRDRVDKLRNGSAANQPSPSKPRKSGSALPNVSNQAMVGVSAPSPLPQSRRQSQQAVQSQAGLQPISPMNVNSRGGNTAANSQQLGEGDYHQENKGNGFIRFITCGCFR; this is encoded by the exons ATGGCTACCACACACGTCATCGGCTCTTCCAACCCCGGCGGCCATCTCACCTCCTCTGGAAACCACTCTTCCAGCTCGAGCAACATCGTCGGCGTCCACTACAAGGTtggcaagaagattggagaAGGCTCTTTTGGCGTCATCTTTGAGG GCACAAATCTGCTCAATTCACAGACAGTCGCCATCAAGTTT GAACCTCGGAAATCAGATGCCCCTCAACTCCGCGATGAGTATAGAAGTTACAAGATCTTGAGTGGGTGCC TCGGTATCCCTCAGGTGTACTACTTTGGTCAGGAAGGTTTGCATAACATCCTTGTGATCGACTTGCTGGGCCCGTCTCTTGAAGACTTATTTGACATGTGCGGAAGAAAATTTACTGTCAAAACGTGCTGTATGACTGCTAAGCAGATG CTCTCACGTGTACAGACCATCCACGAAAAAAACCTAATCTATCGTGATATCAAACCCGACAACTTTTTGATTGGACGACCGAGTAGCAAGAACGCCAATCTCATTCACGTAGTTGACTTTGGTATGGCAAAGCAATACAGAGACCCAAAGAC GAAGCAACACATTCCCTatagagaaagaaagagcCTGAGCGGAACTGCCCGTTACATGAGTATCAATACCCACCTGGGTCGAG AGCAATCCCGACGAGATGATCTCGAAGCCCTCGGTcatgtcttcttctacttTCTTCGTGGAGGTCTTCCATGGCAAGGCCTCAAGGCGGCCACCAACAAGCAAAAGTACGAGAAAattggagaaaagaagcagaCAACTCCCATTGCTGAGCTTGTGGAAGGTTATCCCA ACGAATTCTCTATCTATCTCAATTATGTTCGCAAATTGACATTTGATGAGACGCCCGACTATGACTTTTTACGAGGTTTATTTGACTTGGCATTGTCCAACTGCggagagatggacgatGGTGTTTATGATTGGATGATGTTGAACAATGGTCAAGGGTGGGAGGCTTCGGGG CGTCAGTCTGCTGCGCAGGCCGAGATCACTCGACACAATACACGCGGTCGAGACAGGGAGTATCGAGACAGGGTTGACAAGCTCAGGAACGGATCCGCTGCTAATCAGCCTTCCCCGAG CAAACCAAGGAAATCTGGCTCAGCTTTGCCAAATGTCAGCAACCAGGCCATGGTCGGTGTCTCGGCGCCTAGCCCGTTACCTCAATCTCGACGACAGTCGCAGCAAG CTGTGCAATCTCAAGCAGGTCTGCAACCCATCAGCCCGATGAACGTCAATTCTCGAGGAGGCAACACAGCCGCCAACTCTCAGCAGCTTGGAGAGGGGGATTACCACCAGGAGAACAAGGGAAACGGTTTCATCAGGTTTATAACTTGCGGCTGCTTCCGATAG
- a CDS encoding CK1/CK1/CK1-G protein kinase: MATTHVIGSSNPGGHLTSSGNHSSSSSNIVGVHYKVGKKIGEGSFGVIFEGTNLLNSQTVAIKFEPRKSDAPQLRDEYRSYKILSGCLGIPQVYYFGQEGLHNILVIDLLGPSLEDLFDMCGRKFTVKTCCMTAKQMLSRVQTIHEKNLIYRDIKPDNFLIGRPSSKNANLIHVVDFGMAKQYRDPKTKQHIPYRERKSLSGTARYMSINTHLGREQSRRDDLEALGHVFFYFLRGGLPWQGLKAATNKQKYEKIGEKKQTTPIAELVEGYPNEFSIYLNYVRKLTFDETPDYDFLRGLFDLALSNCGEMDDGVYDWMMLNNGQGWEASGRQSAAQAEITRHNTRGRDREYRDRVDKLRNGSAANQPSPSKPRKSGSALPNVSNQAMVGVSAPSPLPQSRRQSQQGGHPFASNKVLPGERNETYDASNIAVQSQAGLQPISPMNVNSRGGNTAANSQQLGEGDYHQENKGNGFIRFITCGCFR, from the exons ATGGCTACCACACACGTCATCGGCTCTTCCAACCCCGGCGGCCATCTCACCTCCTCTGGAAACCACTCTTCCAGCTCGAGCAACATCGTCGGCGTCCACTACAAGGTtggcaagaagattggagaAGGCTCTTTTGGCGTCATCTTTGAGG GCACAAATCTGCTCAATTCACAGACAGTCGCCATCAAGTTT GAACCTCGGAAATCAGATGCCCCTCAACTCCGCGATGAGTATAGAAGTTACAAGATCTTGAGTGGGTGCC TCGGTATCCCTCAGGTGTACTACTTTGGTCAGGAAGGTTTGCATAACATCCTTGTGATCGACTTGCTGGGCCCGTCTCTTGAAGACTTATTTGACATGTGCGGAAGAAAATTTACTGTCAAAACGTGCTGTATGACTGCTAAGCAGATG CTCTCACGTGTACAGACCATCCACGAAAAAAACCTAATCTATCGTGATATCAAACCCGACAACTTTTTGATTGGACGACCGAGTAGCAAGAACGCCAATCTCATTCACGTAGTTGACTTTGGTATGGCAAAGCAATACAGAGACCCAAAGAC GAAGCAACACATTCCCTatagagaaagaaagagcCTGAGCGGAACTGCCCGTTACATGAGTATCAATACCCACCTGGGTCGAG AGCAATCCCGACGAGATGATCTCGAAGCCCTCGGTcatgtcttcttctacttTCTTCGTGGAGGTCTTCCATGGCAAGGCCTCAAGGCGGCCACCAACAAGCAAAAGTACGAGAAAattggagaaaagaagcagaCAACTCCCATTGCTGAGCTTGTGGAAGGTTATCCCA ACGAATTCTCTATCTATCTCAATTATGTTCGCAAATTGACATTTGATGAGACGCCCGACTATGACTTTTTACGAGGTTTATTTGACTTGGCATTGTCCAACTGCggagagatggacgatGGTGTTTATGATTGGATGATGTTGAACAATGGTCAAGGGTGGGAGGCTTCGGGG CGTCAGTCTGCTGCGCAGGCCGAGATCACTCGACACAATACACGCGGTCGAGACAGGGAGTATCGAGACAGGGTTGACAAGCTCAGGAACGGATCCGCTGCTAATCAGCCTTCCCCGAG CAAACCAAGGAAATCTGGCTCAGCTTTGCCAAATGTCAGCAACCAGGCCATGGTCGGTGTCTCGGCGCCTAGCCCGTTACCTCAATCTCGACGACAGTCGCAGCAAGGTGGGCATCCTTTTGCCTCTAACAAGGTCTTGCCaggagagaggaatgaAACGTATGACGCGTCCAACATAGCTGTGCAATCTCAAGCAGGTCTGCAACCCATCAGCCCGATGAACGTCAATTCTCGAGGAGGCAACACAGCCGCCAACTCTCAGCAGCTTGGAGAGGGGGATTACCACCAGGAGAACAAGGGAAACGGTTTCATCAGGTTTATAACTTGCGGCTGCTTCCGATAG
- a CDS encoding U6 snRNA-associated Sm-like protein LSm8, producing MASIESYVDHTVQVILQDGRIIVGKLKGYDPRTNLILSDSVEREFSMEQGVEMIPLGLYVIKGDNVAVVAELDEEKDSTINYNDIRAEPLAELRY from the exons ATGGCCTCAATCGAAAGTTATGTTGACC ATACTGTCCAAGTCATTTTGCAGGACGGCCGCATTATTGTT GGCAAGCTAAAAGGATATGATCCGCGCACgaacctcatcctctccgaCTCGGTGGAACGTGAATTTTCTATGGAGCAAGGGGTTGAAATGATTCCGTTGGGCCTCTACGTGATAAAAGGAGACAATGT TGCGGTAGTGGCAGAgttggatgaggagaaagatAGCACCATCAACTACAACGACATTCGGGCAGAACCCTTGGCCGAATTACGGTATTAA
- a CDS encoding V-type H -transporting ATPase subunit E: MSRSGALDDNEIQSEMNKMVAFISQEAREKAREIQVKADEEFAIEKAKIVRQESLAIDAQFEKKRKQAEVSWKISQSTAINNSRLRILQSRNDHLETLFDEANKRVMELSAGDRYKDALVNLILEVLLKLLSADITLSHRPKDTELVEKSAQEAQKRYKDIAGRESNISFDPSLSDDSPGGVIGTSMGGRIKVDNTLEERLRILEEKMLPELRHDLFGPNENRKFYT; encoded by the exons ATGTCTCGCTCCGGAGCCCTTGACGACAATGAAATCCAGTCAGAGATGAACAAGATG GTGGCGTTCATCTCTCAAGAAGCAAGGGAGAAAGCTAGAGAGATCCAGGTCAAGGCAGACGAGGAATTCGCCATTGAAAAG GCAAAGATTGTGAGGCAGGAATCTCTTGCTATCGATGCCCAGTTTGAAAAGAAACGAAAGCAAGCCGAGGTCAGCTGGAAGAT TTCTCAGTCGACGGCCATCAATAACTCCCGCTTGAGAATCCTGCAGTCACGCAATGATCATCTTGAGACCTTGTTCGATGAGGCTAATAAGAGAGTCATGGAGTTGAGCGCCGGAGACAGGTATAAGGACGCTCTCGTGAACCTGATACTCGAG GTACTCTTAAAGCTTCTTTCTGCTGACATTACCTTGTCCCATCGTCCAAAGGACACGGAGCTCGTGGAGAAGAGTGCTCAAGAAGCTCAAAAACGATATAAGGATATTGCAGGCCGAGAGTCTAACATATCTTTTGATCCAAGTCTCTCTGATGACAGCCCTGGTGGTGTTATTGGGACATCGATGGGAGGCAGGATCAAGGTGGATAATACCCTGGAGGAAAGACTAAGGATtctggaagagaag ATGCTCCCCGAGTTGAGACATGATCTGTTTGGTCCCAACGAGAATCGAAAATTCTACACT TAA
- a CDS encoding histone acetyltransferase type B catalytic subunit, producing MAETLEEWISDSNQVLNLQMVRTPEDASLLQYEEQQNLDVFSPAFTYPIFGDNEKIFGYKGLDIKLHFASGSLRQYLDISFDAKLASSTTPPDEIEGALYKFIPPDYTKSEVEFQKRVASDSETFEPLGEKIGSYAHPSAGRKGKGQRDSGMAAGEEIEDNEDVVVYEMYKATWSTPGFREYHRRMQIFVLLFIEGGSYVHEDEDAWEFIVLYERRKRPDSGIFTYHFVGYVSVYPFWCYPDRVRLRLSQFVILPPYQHQGHGSKLYTTLFRHMLERAEVAELTVEDPAEAFEDLRDRNDLRFLVKEGIVKDPMLYVDVGKGKRGSRVEWELAIRRKYKIAQRQFDRLLEMLLFRQLDKGNPDKVKAYRLHVKARLYRFNYEMLSQMTAEERKDALAKTYESVVDDYERILGMTFG from the exons ATGGCTGAAACACTCGAAGAATGGATTAGCGATTCTAATCAGGTTTTAAACCTGCAGATGG TTCGCACGCCAGAGGATGccagtcttcttcaataCGAAGAACAGCAGAACCTTGATGTATTCAGTCCTGCCTTTACGTACCCGATTTTTGGTGATAATGAGAAGATATTTGGCTATAAAGGATTGGATATCAAA CTTCACTTTGCTTCGGGAAGCCTTCGACAGTACCTTGATATAAGTTTTGATGCTAAACTAGCATCAAGCACAACGCCCCCCGACGAGATCGAAGGGGCCCTTTACAAATTCATCCCGCCAGATTATACCAAATCAGAGGTCGAATTCCAAAAGAGAGTCGCTAGTGACTCGGAGACATTCGAGCCTCTGGGCGAAAAAATTGGTTCGTATGCTCATCCCTCAGCTGGAagaaagggcaaaggcCAAAGGGATTCGGGAATGGCTGCGGGGGAAGAAATCGAGGACAATGAAGACGTGGTAGTATACGAAATGTACAAG GCCACATGGAGTACCCCAGGATTCCGAGAATATCACCGCAGAATGCAGATCttcgtccttctttttATCGAAGGCGGAAGTTATGTACAT gaagacgaagacgcCTGGGAATTTATTGTCCTTTACGAACGCCGCAAAAGACCGGACTCCGGTATCTTCACCTATCATTTCGTTGGCTACGTTTCTGTTTACCCGTTTTGGTGCTACCCGGACCGCGTAAGGCTGCGTCTGAGCCAGTTCGTCATTCTGCCTCCTTATCAACATCAGGGCCACGGCT CCAAGTTGTATACCACGTTATTTCGACATATGCTTGAACGGGCTGAAGTTGCCGAACTTACTGTAGAAGATCCTGCTGAGGCCTTTGAGGATCTGAGAGATAGAAATGACCTGAGGTTTCTAGTGAAAGAGGGTATTGTAAAAGACCCAATGCTATATGTTGACGTCGGGAAAGGCAAACGCGGGTCAAGAGTAGAGTGGGAGCTAGCAATCCGTAGGAAGTACAAGATAGCACAAAGACAATTCGACAGGTTGCTGGAAATGCTTTTATTTCGACAGCTAGACAAGGGAAACCCCGACAAGGTCAAAGCGTACAGATTACATGTCAAAGCTAGGCTCTATCGATTCAACTAT GAGATGCTGTCGCAGATGACGgctgaagagaggaaggacgCGTTGGCTAAGACTTATGAGTCCGTTGTGGATGATTATGAACGCATCCTGGGGATGACCTTCGGCTAA